In Candidatus Dadabacteria bacterium, the genomic window GCAAAAAGACCATCCCCGCCAGACCGAAATCCTTTTTCTCATCGGCTTATCAACAGTCGGAGTATGGTGGCAGTCGGAAATAAAAGAGCCGTATTTGCTTGATGAGGCAATAAACGTTTTCCGAAAAATCCTCATAAACCGCCCCGGACTTGTGCGTGTGCGCTTGGAACTGGCGCGGGCGTTCTTTCTCAAGGGGGAAGACGGGTTGTCCCGCGAACATTTTGAGCGCGTTCTTGCGGGCAAGCCGCCCCCGGCGGTGGTTTCAAATGTCCGCCGTTATCTGAATGTGATAAGGGCGCGGCGGCAATGGAGCGCGTATTTCGGTTTCACACTCGCGCCGGACACAAACATAAACACCGCTTCCGATGAGGAAACGATTTATCTGAACATCGCCGGTCAACTTCTGCCTTTTGTGCGCGAAGGGGATTTTGGAGCAAAATCAGGCGTTGGCGCTTTGCTGTGGGGCGGTTGGGAATATCAACAACCGCTTAGTGAAAGGTTGCGGTTGCGTATGGGGGCTGACATCTCCCGAAGGGAATACGAGGGGAAGAGGTTTGACCAGACTTTTATATCGGCGCATTCAGGCCCCCGGTGGCTTGCCGGAAGAAACACGGAAATGAGTTTGCTCGCAAGCGCAAATCACAGGTGGGTTGCCCGCGAGCGATACAGTTATGACCTC contains:
- a CDS encoding surface lipoprotein assembly modifier, producing MKRGQFNEALAILRPLQKDHPRQTEILFLIGLSTVGVWWQSEIKEPYLLDEAINVFRKILINRPGLVRVRLELARAFFLKGEDGLSREHFERVLAGKPPPAVVSNVRRYLNVIRARRQWSAYFGFTLAPDTNINTASDEETIYLNIAGQLLPFVREGDFGAKSGVGALLWGGWEYQQPLSERLRLRMGADISRREYEGKRFDQTFISAHSGPRWLAGRNTEMSLLASANHRWVARERYSYDLGGRFEIFRRMGRQFTLESKASMHQRRYKGNNSLNGPVSGFSLGGTCFPLPVLRAQMTVGYNLERPEAVLWRNDTKWARLGLSVALPYGFTVGGSGEFHSTKYERPYFSNGNRKDGLRVFRVSLFNRAFTIWGFSPQAVLIHEERESNSQLQSYKRTRAELRFVKQF